The following proteins are encoded in a genomic region of Sorangiineae bacterium MSr12523:
- a CDS encoding secondary thiamine-phosphate synthase enzyme YjbQ: MKSFTEYMTMHTRNRRELVHLTPTLKTLLERSDITEGFMLVSAMHITAGVFVNDNEPGLHRDIWKWLQDLAPAGPDYEHHRTGEDNGDAHLKSLLIHHEVTLPITKGKLDLGPWQEVFYAEFDGQRDKRVIVKVLGF, encoded by the coding sequence ATGAAGTCGTTCACCGAGTACATGACCATGCACACACGCAACCGGCGTGAGCTCGTGCATCTAACGCCGACGTTGAAGACGCTCCTCGAGCGGTCCGATATCACCGAGGGCTTCATGCTGGTCAGCGCCATGCACATCACGGCGGGTGTGTTCGTGAACGACAACGAGCCGGGCTTGCACCGGGACATCTGGAAATGGCTGCAGGATCTCGCGCCCGCCGGCCCGGATTACGAGCACCACCGCACGGGCGAGGACAATGGCGACGCGCATCTGAAGTCGTTGCTCATCCACCACGAGGTGACCTTGCCCATCACCAAGGGCAAATTGGACCTGGGGCCATGGCAGGAGGTCTTTTACGCGGAGTTCGACGGCCAGCGGGACAAGCGGGTCATCGTGAAGGTGCTGGGCTTTTGA